Proteins from a genomic interval of Betta splendens chromosome 10, fBetSpl5.4, whole genome shotgun sequence:
- the asb12b gene encoding ankyrin repeat and SOCS box protein 12b — MVVRRAADTSLMDVSKIFSLLQPKEEGEGGGECEALNEAVGRDDAALLSELLSQESYAASINARSGWGVPVTPLRTAAARGHLRCLELLLQRGAEIDSLDVKAQTPLFAAVSGKHLDCVVALLKAGADPNGSRYNGCSPVLTAAREGDVDVLRELLRFGAEADVRPKVPEWASGASACRGPLYLAAVYGHLDCFRLLLLHGANPNYNCTDGKALGRMKQPKTVLEVCLRYGCGAEYVQLLVDFGADVYLPTLIIDKTTKQNEALLLLLRERVRPKTLMSQTRLAIRRHILSANKAAAVDSLDVPALLRNYLKHEAAGLV; from the exons ATGGTTGTGCGCCGCGCCGCCGACACGAGTCTGATGGACGTCTCCAAGATCTtctcgctgctgcagcccaaggaggagggggagggcgggGGCGAGTGCGAGGCCCTGAACGAGGCCGTGGGCAGAGACGACGCGGCGCTGCTGTCCGAGCTGCTGTCCCAGGAGAGCTACGCGGCCTCCATCAACGCCCGAAGCGGGTGGGGGGTCCCCGTCACCCCCCTGCGCACCGCCGCCGCGCGGGGACACCTGCGgtgcctggagctgctgctgcagcgcggcgCGGAG ATCGACAGCCTGGACGTGAAGGCCCAGACGCCTCTGTTCGCCGCCGTCAGCGGCAAACATCTGGACTGCGTGGTGGCCCTGCTGAAGGCTGGCGCGGACCCTAACGGGAGCCGGTACAACGGCTGCTCCCCGGTGCTGACGGCGGCCCGCGAGGGCGACGTGGACGTGCTCCGCGAGCTGCTGCGCTTCGGGGCCGAGGCCGACGTGAGGCCCAAGGTGCCGGAGTGGGCCTCCGGCGCCTCCGCCTGCAGGGGGCCCCTCTACCTGGCAGCGGTGTACGGACACCTGGACTGCTtccggctgctgctcctccacgggGCCAACCCCAACTACAACTGCACCGACGGGAAGGCGCTGGGCAGGATGAAGCAGCCCAAGACGGTGCTGGAGGTGTGCCTGCGCTACGGCTGCGGGGCGGAGTACGTCCAGCTGCTCGTGGACTTCGGCGCAGACGTGTACCTGCCGACGCTGATCATCGACAAGACGACGAAGCAGAACgaagccctgctgctgctgctcagagagagAG ttcgtCCCAAAACGCTGATGTCGCAGACTCGTCTAGCGATCAGGCGACACATCCTCTCAGCGAACAAGGCGGCTGCCGTCGACAGTCTGGACGTTCCTGCGCTGCTGAGGAACTACCTGAAGCACGAGGCCGCTGGACTCGTGTGA
- the zc4h2 gene encoding zinc finger C4H2 domain-containing protein — protein MADEQEIMCKLESILEIRNKTIQMQKIKSRLKVEFEALESEEKHLKEYKQEMDLLLQEKMAHVEELRLIHADINVMESTIKQSENDLNKLLETTRRLHDEYKPLKEHVDALRMTLGLHRLPNLNEEEEKLSLDYFEKQKAEWQKEPHEPAIPESLAAAAAAAQQLQVSRKQDARQTATFRQQPPPMKACLSCHQQIHRNAPICPLCKAKSRSRNPKKPKRKPDE, from the exons ATGGCGGACGAACAAGAAATAATGTGCAAATTGGAGAGTATTTTGGAAATACG GAATAAGACTATCCAGATGCAGAAGATCAAGTCTCGTTTGAAGGTTGAATTTGAGGCTCTGGAGTCTGAGGAGAAGCATCTAAAAGAGTATAAACAAGAGATGGATCTGCTTCTCCAAGAGAAAATGGCACATGTAGAGGAGCTGCGGCTTATCCATGCAGATATCAATGTG ATGGAGAGCACCATCAAGCAATCGGAGAACGACCTTAATAAGCTACTAGAAACAACTCGTCGCCTGCATGATGAGTACAAGCCTTTGAAGGAGCATGTTGATGCCCTCAGGATGACTTTAGGTCTTCACAGACTTCCTAACCTGAacgaagaggaagagaagctgTCCCTGGa CTACTTTGAGAAGCAAAAAGCAGAGTGGCAGAAAGAACCGCATGAGCCCGCTATCCCAGAATCcctcgctgctgccgccgctgcagcacagcagcttcaGGTGTCCCGGAAGCAAGACGCCCGTCAGACGGCCACCTTCAGACAGCAACCTCCACCTATGAAG GCTTGCCTGTCCTGCCATCAGCAGATTCATCGTAATGCTCCCATCTGCCCGCTGTGCAAGGCCAAGAGCCGCTCCCGCAACCCAAAGAAGCCCAAGAGGAAGCCAGACGAGTAG
- the LOC114864638 gene encoding moesin-like isoform X1 yields the protein MTLQRKGFYKHLSDEGIGLQIKKMSTINVRVTTMDAELEFAILASTSGKQLFDQVVKTIGLRETWFFGLQYQDSKGFSTWLKLNKRVTAQDVKKDNPLLIKFRAKFYPEDVADELIQEATQRLFFLQVKESILNDDIYCPPETAVLLASYAVQVKHGDYRKDYHVPGYLTREKLLPQRVLEQHKLNKNQWEERIQVWHQEHKGTLREDAMVEYLKIAQDLEMYGINYFSIKNKKGSELWLGVDALGLNIYDKMDKMTPKIGFPWSEIRNISFNDKKFVIKPIDKKAPDFVFYVPRLRINKRILALCMGNHDLYMRRRKPDTIEVQQMKAQAREEKNKKQMERALLESEKRKRENAEKETEKIARETMELMERLRQIEEQTKRAQDELEEQTHKALELEKERTIAQEEAERLDKDRKAAVEAKAALLYHSETQIKNQECLATELAELTSKISQLEDAKKKKDEEAKRWQKRAIMVESDLERTKEVLKTKLMGVHIQDPVHPHMHEHDETDESSAEASAELTSPGMVRDRSEEERVTEAHKNQRLRKNLKFLSTELAGAVDESKKTPNDLIHADNVKAGRDKYKTLRQIRQGNTKQRIDEFESM from the exons ATgactctgcagagaaaaggctTCTACAAGCATCTCTCTGACGAAGGGATTGGGCTACAGATTAAGAAAATGTCAACT ATAAACGTCCGCGTTACCACCATGGACGCAGAGCTGGAGTTTGCCATTCTGGCCAGCACAAGCGGAAAACAGCTTTTTGATCAG GTGGTGAAGACAATCGGGCTGAGGGAAACCTGGTTCTTTGGCCTCCAGTATCAGGACAGCAAAGGCTTCTCCACCTGGTTAAAGCTGAACAAGAGG GTGACGGCGCAGGACGTGAAGAAGGACAACCCCCTGCTGATTAAGTTCAGGGCCAAGTTTTACCCCGAGGACGTCGCCGACGAGCTGATCCAGGAAGCGACGCAGcgcctcttcttcctgcag GTGAAGGAGAGCATCCTGAACGATGACATATACTGTCCACCGGAGACGGCAGTGCTCTTGGCCTCGTACGCGGTTCAGGTCAAACACGGGGACTACAGAAAAGACTACCATGTGCCGGGGTACCTTAcaagagagaagctgctgccacagag GGTTTTGGAGCAGCACAAGCTGAATAAGAATCAGTGGGAGGAAAGGATACAGGTGTGGCACCAAGAGCACAAGGGAACGCTGAG AGAGGATGCCATGGTGGAGTACTTGAAGATAGCCCAGGATCTGGAGATGTACGGCATCAACTACTTCAGCATCAAGAACAAGAAAGGATCAGAGCTGTGGCTGGGGGTGGACGCGCTGGGGCTCAATATCTACGACAAAATGGACAA GATGACCCCGAAGATCGGTTTTCCCTGGAGTGAGATCAGAAACATTTCCTTCAACGACAAGAAGTTTGTCATCAAGCCAATTGACAAGAAGGCTCCG gATTTTGTCTTCTACGTGCCACGCCTTCGCATCAACAAGCGCATCCTGGCCTTGTGCATGGGGAACCATGACCTGTACATGCGCCGGCGCAAGCCGGACACCATCGAGGTGCAGCAGATGAAGGCCCAGGCCCGGgaggagaagaacaagaagcAGATGGAGAG GGCTCTGCTTGAGAGCGAGAAAAGAAAGCGAGAAAACgctgagaaggaaacagagaagatTGCCCGTGAGAccatggagctgatggagagactGAGACAGATTGAGGAGCAGACAAAAAGAGCTCAAGACG agctggaggagcagactCATAAAGCCcttgagctggagaaggagaggacGATTGCTCaggaggaggccgagcgccTGGACAAGGACCGCAAGGCTGCAGTGGAGGCTAAGGCAGCCCTGTTGTACCACTCTGAAACCCAGATCAAGAACCAGGAATGCCTG gccacTGAGCTGGCAGAGCTTACCTCTAAGATTTCCCAGCTGGAAGACGCCAAGAAGAAAAAAGATGAGGAGGCTAAGAGATGGCAGAAAAGG GCGATAATGGTGGAGTCCGACCTGGAGAGAACCAAAGAGGTGCTGAAGACCAAGCTGATGGGCGTCCACATCCAGGACCCGGTCCACCCCCACATGCACGAGCACGACGAGACGGACGAGAGCAGCGCCGAGGCCAGCGCCGAGCTCACCTCCCCGGGCATGGTCCGCGACCgcagcgaggaggagcgggTGACGGAGGCCCACAAGAACCAGAGGCTGCGCAAAAACCTCAAG TTCCTGAGCACCGAGCTGGCCGGAGCTGTAGACGAGAGCAAAAAGACCCCCAATGACCTGATCCACGCTGACAATGTGAAGGCGGGCCGcgacaaatacaagaccctgcgTCAGATTCGCCAGGGCAACACCAAGCAACGTATTGATGAGTTCGAGTCcatgtga
- the LOC114864638 gene encoding moesin-like isoform X3: protein MDAELEFAILASTSGKQLFDQVVKTIGLRETWFFGLQYQDSKGFSTWLKLNKRVTAQDVKKDNPLLIKFRAKFYPEDVADELIQEATQRLFFLQVKESILNDDIYCPPETAVLLASYAVQVKHGDYRKDYHVPGYLTREKLLPQRVLEQHKLNKNQWEERIQVWHQEHKGTLREDAMVEYLKIAQDLEMYGINYFSIKNKKGSELWLGVDALGLNIYDKMDKMTPKIGFPWSEIRNISFNDKKFVIKPIDKKAPDFVFYVPRLRINKRILALCMGNHDLYMRRRKPDTIEVQQMKAQAREEKNKKQMERALLESEKRKRENAEKETEKIARETMELMERLRQIEEQTKRAQDELEEQTHKALELEKERTIAQEEAERLDKDRKAAVEAKAALLYHSETQIKNQECLATELAELTSKISQLEDAKKKKDEEAKRWQKRAIMVESDLERTKEVLKTKLMGVHIQDPVHPHMHEHDETDESSAEASAELTSPGMVRDRSEEERVTEAHKNQRLRKNLKFLSTELAGAVDESKKTPNDLIHADNVKAGRDKYKTLRQIRQGNTKQRIDEFESM from the exons ATGGACGCAGAGCTGGAGTTTGCCATTCTGGCCAGCACAAGCGGAAAACAGCTTTTTGATCAG GTGGTGAAGACAATCGGGCTGAGGGAAACCTGGTTCTTTGGCCTCCAGTATCAGGACAGCAAAGGCTTCTCCACCTGGTTAAAGCTGAACAAGAGG GTGACGGCGCAGGACGTGAAGAAGGACAACCCCCTGCTGATTAAGTTCAGGGCCAAGTTTTACCCCGAGGACGTCGCCGACGAGCTGATCCAGGAAGCGACGCAGcgcctcttcttcctgcag GTGAAGGAGAGCATCCTGAACGATGACATATACTGTCCACCGGAGACGGCAGTGCTCTTGGCCTCGTACGCGGTTCAGGTCAAACACGGGGACTACAGAAAAGACTACCATGTGCCGGGGTACCTTAcaagagagaagctgctgccacagag GGTTTTGGAGCAGCACAAGCTGAATAAGAATCAGTGGGAGGAAAGGATACAGGTGTGGCACCAAGAGCACAAGGGAACGCTGAG AGAGGATGCCATGGTGGAGTACTTGAAGATAGCCCAGGATCTGGAGATGTACGGCATCAACTACTTCAGCATCAAGAACAAGAAAGGATCAGAGCTGTGGCTGGGGGTGGACGCGCTGGGGCTCAATATCTACGACAAAATGGACAA GATGACCCCGAAGATCGGTTTTCCCTGGAGTGAGATCAGAAACATTTCCTTCAACGACAAGAAGTTTGTCATCAAGCCAATTGACAAGAAGGCTCCG gATTTTGTCTTCTACGTGCCACGCCTTCGCATCAACAAGCGCATCCTGGCCTTGTGCATGGGGAACCATGACCTGTACATGCGCCGGCGCAAGCCGGACACCATCGAGGTGCAGCAGATGAAGGCCCAGGCCCGGgaggagaagaacaagaagcAGATGGAGAG GGCTCTGCTTGAGAGCGAGAAAAGAAAGCGAGAAAACgctgagaaggaaacagagaagatTGCCCGTGAGAccatggagctgatggagagactGAGACAGATTGAGGAGCAGACAAAAAGAGCTCAAGACG agctggaggagcagactCATAAAGCCcttgagctggagaaggagaggacGATTGCTCaggaggaggccgagcgccTGGACAAGGACCGCAAGGCTGCAGTGGAGGCTAAGGCAGCCCTGTTGTACCACTCTGAAACCCAGATCAAGAACCAGGAATGCCTG gccacTGAGCTGGCAGAGCTTACCTCTAAGATTTCCCAGCTGGAAGACGCCAAGAAGAAAAAAGATGAGGAGGCTAAGAGATGGCAGAAAAGG GCGATAATGGTGGAGTCCGACCTGGAGAGAACCAAAGAGGTGCTGAAGACCAAGCTGATGGGCGTCCACATCCAGGACCCGGTCCACCCCCACATGCACGAGCACGACGAGACGGACGAGAGCAGCGCCGAGGCCAGCGCCGAGCTCACCTCCCCGGGCATGGTCCGCGACCgcagcgaggaggagcgggTGACGGAGGCCCACAAGAACCAGAGGCTGCGCAAAAACCTCAAG TTCCTGAGCACCGAGCTGGCCGGAGCTGTAGACGAGAGCAAAAAGACCCCCAATGACCTGATCCACGCTGACAATGTGAAGGCGGGCCGcgacaaatacaagaccctgcgTCAGATTCGCCAGGGCAACACCAAGCAACGTATTGATGAGTTCGAGTCcatgtga
- the LOC114864638 gene encoding moesin-like isoform X2 encodes MNRRPFQASGRTSSLLRTSQMRRIAFRMQRNDEWKHRKSTQDSLRAKKWEVVKTIGLRETWFFGLQYQDSKGFSTWLKLNKRVTAQDVKKDNPLLIKFRAKFYPEDVADELIQEATQRLFFLQVKESILNDDIYCPPETAVLLASYAVQVKHGDYRKDYHVPGYLTREKLLPQRVLEQHKLNKNQWEERIQVWHQEHKGTLREDAMVEYLKIAQDLEMYGINYFSIKNKKGSELWLGVDALGLNIYDKMDKMTPKIGFPWSEIRNISFNDKKFVIKPIDKKAPDFVFYVPRLRINKRILALCMGNHDLYMRRRKPDTIEVQQMKAQAREEKNKKQMERALLESEKRKRENAEKETEKIARETMELMERLRQIEEQTKRAQDELEEQTHKALELEKERTIAQEEAERLDKDRKAAVEAKAALLYHSETQIKNQECLATELAELTSKISQLEDAKKKKDEEAKRWQKRAIMVESDLERTKEVLKTKLMGVHIQDPVHPHMHEHDETDESSAEASAELTSPGMVRDRSEEERVTEAHKNQRLRKNLKFLSTELAGAVDESKKTPNDLIHADNVKAGRDKYKTLRQIRQGNTKQRIDEFESM; translated from the exons ATGAACCGACGGCCGTTTCAAGCGTCAGGACGAACATCCTCGCTGCTCAGAACGAGTCAAATGCGGCGGATCGCTTTCAGGATGCAGAGGAATGACGAATGGAAACACAGAAAATCCACCCAAGACTCACTCAGGGCGAAGAAATGGGAG GTGGTGAAGACAATCGGGCTGAGGGAAACCTGGTTCTTTGGCCTCCAGTATCAGGACAGCAAAGGCTTCTCCACCTGGTTAAAGCTGAACAAGAGG GTGACGGCGCAGGACGTGAAGAAGGACAACCCCCTGCTGATTAAGTTCAGGGCCAAGTTTTACCCCGAGGACGTCGCCGACGAGCTGATCCAGGAAGCGACGCAGcgcctcttcttcctgcag GTGAAGGAGAGCATCCTGAACGATGACATATACTGTCCACCGGAGACGGCAGTGCTCTTGGCCTCGTACGCGGTTCAGGTCAAACACGGGGACTACAGAAAAGACTACCATGTGCCGGGGTACCTTAcaagagagaagctgctgccacagag GGTTTTGGAGCAGCACAAGCTGAATAAGAATCAGTGGGAGGAAAGGATACAGGTGTGGCACCAAGAGCACAAGGGAACGCTGAG AGAGGATGCCATGGTGGAGTACTTGAAGATAGCCCAGGATCTGGAGATGTACGGCATCAACTACTTCAGCATCAAGAACAAGAAAGGATCAGAGCTGTGGCTGGGGGTGGACGCGCTGGGGCTCAATATCTACGACAAAATGGACAA GATGACCCCGAAGATCGGTTTTCCCTGGAGTGAGATCAGAAACATTTCCTTCAACGACAAGAAGTTTGTCATCAAGCCAATTGACAAGAAGGCTCCG gATTTTGTCTTCTACGTGCCACGCCTTCGCATCAACAAGCGCATCCTGGCCTTGTGCATGGGGAACCATGACCTGTACATGCGCCGGCGCAAGCCGGACACCATCGAGGTGCAGCAGATGAAGGCCCAGGCCCGGgaggagaagaacaagaagcAGATGGAGAG GGCTCTGCTTGAGAGCGAGAAAAGAAAGCGAGAAAACgctgagaaggaaacagagaagatTGCCCGTGAGAccatggagctgatggagagactGAGACAGATTGAGGAGCAGACAAAAAGAGCTCAAGACG agctggaggagcagactCATAAAGCCcttgagctggagaaggagaggacGATTGCTCaggaggaggccgagcgccTGGACAAGGACCGCAAGGCTGCAGTGGAGGCTAAGGCAGCCCTGTTGTACCACTCTGAAACCCAGATCAAGAACCAGGAATGCCTG gccacTGAGCTGGCAGAGCTTACCTCTAAGATTTCCCAGCTGGAAGACGCCAAGAAGAAAAAAGATGAGGAGGCTAAGAGATGGCAGAAAAGG GCGATAATGGTGGAGTCCGACCTGGAGAGAACCAAAGAGGTGCTGAAGACCAAGCTGATGGGCGTCCACATCCAGGACCCGGTCCACCCCCACATGCACGAGCACGACGAGACGGACGAGAGCAGCGCCGAGGCCAGCGCCGAGCTCACCTCCCCGGGCATGGTCCGCGACCgcagcgaggaggagcgggTGACGGAGGCCCACAAGAACCAGAGGCTGCGCAAAAACCTCAAG TTCCTGAGCACCGAGCTGGCCGGAGCTGTAGACGAGAGCAAAAAGACCCCCAATGACCTGATCCACGCTGACAATGTGAAGGCGGGCCGcgacaaatacaagaccctgcgTCAGATTCGCCAGGGCAACACCAAGCAACGTATTGATGAGTTCGAGTCcatgtga